The following are from one region of the Capsicum annuum cultivar UCD-10X-F1 chromosome 1, UCD10Xv1.1, whole genome shotgun sequence genome:
- the LOC107839627 gene encoding phenylacetaldehyde reductase yields MENNKSGKGKIVCVTGASGFIASWLVQLLLQRGYTVNATVRNLNDTSKVAHLRSLDGANERLHLFKAELLEEQSFDPAVDGCEGVFHTASPVFLTGKSKEELVNPAVKGTLNVLQSCAKSPSVRRVVITSSTASVVCNKNMSTPGAVADETWYSDPEFCEERKDWYQLSKTLAEQAAWKFAKENGIDLVTLHPGLVIGPLLQPTLNFSCEAIVNFIIEGKEAWSGGIYRFVDVRDVANAHILAFEVPSANGRYCLVGVNGYSSSVLKIVQNLYPSITLPENFEDGLPITPHFQVSSERAKSLGVKFTSLELSVKDTVESLIEKNFLHI; encoded by the exons ATGGAAAACAACAAGAGTGGAAAAGGAAAGATTGTATGTGTAACAGGGGCATCTGGTTTTATAGCTTCATGGCTGGTTCAGTTGTTGCTACAGCGTGGCTACACTGTCAACGCCACTGTTCGCAACCTCA ACGATACAAGTAAAGTGGCTCACCTGCGAAGCCTTGATGGAGCTAATGAGAGGCTGCATCTATTCAAAGCTGAGTTACTTGAAGAGCAATCATTTGATCCTGCCGTTGATGGTTGTGAAGGTGTCTTTCATACAGCTTCACCTGTTTTTCTCACAGGAAAATCTAAG GAGGAACTTGTGAATCCTGCTGTGAAAGGAACGTTGAATGTCCTTCAGTCATGTGCCAAATCACCATCTGTCAGAAGAGTGGTGATAACTTCTTCTACTGCTTCTGTTGTCTGCAATAAAAATATGTCAACCCCTGGAGCTGTAGCTGATGAGACTTGGTATTCAGATCCAGAATTCTGCGAGGAAAGAAAG GACTGGTATCAACTCTCCAAAACCCTGGCTGAGCAGGCTGCTTGGAAATTTGCAAAAGAGAATGGGATCGACTTGGTAACACTTCATCCAGGTCTAGTCATTGGTCCACTTCTGCAGCCTACGCTCAATTTCTCTTGTGAAGCTATAGTGAACTTCATAATAGAAG GAAAAGAAGCATGGTCTGGTGGAATATACAGATTTGTCGATGTTAGGGATGTTGCTAATGCACATATTCTAGCATTTGAGGTTCCTTCAGCAAATGGAAGATATTGTTTAGTTGGGGTGAATGGATACTCTTCGTCGGTTTTGAAGATTGTACAAAATCTTTACCCCTCCATCACTCTCCCTGAGAA TTTTGAAGATGGATTGCCTATTACTCCACACTTCCAAGTATCAAGTGAAAGAGCAAAAAGTTTAGGAGTCAAATTCACATCTCTTGAGTTGAGCGTGAAAGATACTGTTGAAAGCTTGATAGAAAAGAACTTCCTCCACATCTAA
- the LOC107839637 gene encoding conserved oligomeric Golgi complex subunit 8, giving the protein MSMDSEDPMEESSSPVTGLVPLASPSQQPYISELLSFTLDRLHKEPELLRVDAERIRRQMQEVAVGNYRAFISAADALHAIREQVSSVDKHLESLINEVPKLTSGCSEFSTSAEHILEKRKMNQTLLANHSTLLDLLEIPQLMDTCVRNGNYDEALDLEAFVSKLSTMHPKLPVIQALAAEVRQTTQSLLSQLLQRLRSNIQLPECLRIIGYLRRIGVFNEYEMRLQFLRCRQAWLSGILDDLDQRNAYEYLKGMVNCHRMHLFDVVNQYRAIFADDTSGREENYDGGLLFSWAMHQISSHLRTLKLMLPKITEGGSLSNILDQCMYCAMGLGWVGLDFRGLLPPLFEEAVLNLFSKNMNAAVENFQLVLDSHRWVPLPAVGFPTSSFSEESHEDVTPPSSLMEHPPLAVFVNGVSAAMNELRPCAPLSLKHVLAQELAKGLQAVSDALLRYNTTRMLRENESLLFLSLCRAFIEVAFPQCVTCFGRCYPGGAALIADAKTLFDGISQLLATSSSRELPKPVCNSEAKSVSENGDVTNKENGEIPSTEQTESTNTEEEPDNVPSENEEKPDNVSS; this is encoded by the exons ATGTCGATGGATTCGGAAGATCCGATGGAGGAATCATCTTCACCGGTGACGGGACTAGTCCCACTGGCATCACCTTCACAACAGCCTTACATCTCCGAACTCCTTTCTTTCACTCTCGATCGCCTTCACAAA GAACCGGAACTGCTGAGAGTTGATGCGGAGAGAATTCGGAGACAGATGCAAGAGGTTGCCGTTGGGAATTACCGTGCTTTCATTTCTGCTGCTGATGCATTACATGCCATAAGGGAACAAGTTTCTTCTGTTGATAAGCATCTTGAGTCCTTG ATCAATGAGGTACCTAAGCTAACTTCAGGTTGCAGCGAGTTCAGCACCTCTGCagaacatatcttggagaagaggaAGATGAACCAAACATTGCTTGCAAATCATAGTACTCTGCTTGATTTGCTTGAAATTCCTCAGCTAATGGACAC ATGTGTGAGGAATGGAAACTATGATGAAGCGCTTGATTTAGAAGCATTTGTTTCCAAGCTTTCAACTATGCATCCCAA GTTACCAGTCATTCAAGCCCTTGCTGCAGAAGTTCGGCAAACCACCCAGTCTCTTCTTTCTCAGCTTCTCCAAAGACTTAGGTCAAACATTCAG TTGCCAGAATGCCTGCGTATCATTGGATACTTGCGTCGGATAGGAGTGTTCAATGAATATGAGATGCGCTTACAG TTCCTAAGGTGCCGTCAGGCATGGCTTTCTGGGATCCTTGATGACTTGGACCAGAGAAATGCTTATGAATACCTCAAAGGGATGGTAAATTGTCATCGAATGCATCTCTTTGATGTTGTTAACCAGTATCGTGCGATATTTGCTGATGATACTTCAGGGAGGGAAGAAAACTATGATGGTGGACTTCTCTTCAGTTGGGCCATGCATCAAATTTCTTCTCACCTTAGAACTCTAAAGTTGATGCTACCGAAGATCACTGAAGGAGGTTCTTTATCAAACATTCTTGATCAGTGCATG TATTGTGCTATGGGGCTTGGTTGGGTTGGATTGGACTTCCGTGGCTTGCTTCCCCCTCTTTTTGAAGA GGCGGTCCTAAATCTCTTTTCGAAGAACATGAATGCAGCTGTTGAGAATTTCCAG TTGGTCCTCGATTCTCATCGCTGGGTTCCATTACCAGCAGTCGGCTTTCCTACCAGCAGTTTTAGTGAAGAAAGTCATGAagatgttactcctccctcaagTCTAATGGAGCACCCACCTCTGGCTGTCTTTGTTAATG GTGTCTCTGCGGCAATGAATGAATTACGACCTTGTGCTCCCTTAAGTTTAAAACACGTGCTTGCACAAGAACTGGCGAAAGGATTGCAGGCTGTTTCTGATGCTTTACTGAGATATAACACTACTCGCATGCTTCGAGAGAACGAGTCTCTGCTTTTCCTATCACTATGTCGAGCATTTATTGAG GTTGCTTTTCCACAGTGTGTTACTTGTTTTGGTCGTTGTTATCCGGGTGGAGCTGCTCTTATAGCTGATGCCAAAACTCTTTTCGATGGAATCAGCCAACTATTGGCAACCTCTTCCTCCCGAGAACTTCCAAAACCAGTTTGTAATTCAGAGGCCAAGAGTGTATCAGAAAATGGCGACGTGACTAACAAGGAAAATGGGGAAATTCCTAGCACTGAACAAACTGAGAGTACCAACACAGAAGAGGAACCCGACAATGTCCCCTCAGAAAACGAGGAGAAGCCTGATAATGTGTCATCATGA
- the LOC107839647 gene encoding WD repeat-containing protein 36 isoform X2 yields the protein MFLSLYRDLVLKPSSPSLLAKLSKFTIVLSSVWFLLVATWSGHSAKVNQLLLFGEHILSVDVEGNIFIWQFKGIDKNPAPIGHIKLEDKFSPSCIMHPDTYLNKVILGSQEGSLQLWNISTKEKIYEFKGWGSSITCCVSSPALDVIAAGCGDGKIHVHNLRYDEEVATFSHSTRGAVNALSFSTDGQPLLASGGSSGVISIWNLEKRRLQSVIKEAHDSSIVSLQFFANEPVLMSSSADNSIKMWIFDRSDGDPRLLRFRSGHSAPPLCIKFYANGRHILSAGQDRAFRLFSVVQDQQSRELSQRHVSKRARKLKLKEEEIKLKPVIAFDVAEIRERDWCNVVTCHMDTPRAYVWRLQNFVLGEHILTPCPENPTPVKACAISACGNFAVLGTAGGWIERFNLQSGISRGNYVDVLEGESAAHDGEVIGIACDATNNIMISAGYHGDVKVWDFKGRQLKYKWEVGCSLVKIVFHRSNGLLATVADDLVIRLFDVIAQRLVRKFEGHTDRITDMCFSEDGKWLLTSSMDATLRIWDVILARQIDAIQVDLSITGLSLSPNMDILATSHVDQNGVYLWVNQAMFSGAASFASYGSGKEIVNVKMPSTSSEKDGENSDTRTIIKPLESSDTSQFLNSIPQIPDLVTLSLLPKSQWQSLINLDIIKARNKPIEPPKKPENAPFFLPSIPSLSGEIVFKPSEGTNEENNTQNTGLEVSSKKNDLPVSKFLQILQSCAEKENFAPFTDYIKSLSPSILDMELRMLQIIDDDDEQEPEKRQELHFIELLLDYFIHELSCGTNFEYIQALITLFLKIHGETVRCQSKVQEKARKLLEVHSAVWPKIEEKIQSNICMIAFFTNSQFF from the exons GTGGCTACATGGAGTGGCCATAGTGCTAAGGTGAACCAGTTGCTTCTTTTTGGTGAACACATCCTAAGTGTTGATGTTGAAGGCAATATCTTCATATGGCAATTTAAAGGTATAGACAAAAATCCTGCTCCTATCGGACACATAAAGCTTGAGGACAAATTCTCCCCTAGCTGCATAATGCATCCAGATACTTATTTAAATAAG GTTATTTTAGGAAGTCAAGAAGGTTCTTTGCAACTATGGAATATAAGCACAAAGGAGAAAATTTATGAGTTCAAGGGATGGGGATCTTCTATTACTTGTTGTGTTTCATCTCCAGCACTAGATGTTATTGCTGCCGGATGTGGGGATGGGAAGATTCATGTCCATAACCTTCGCTATGATGAAGAGGTAGCTACATTTAGTCACTCTACAAGAGGCGCTGTTAATGCCTTGTCATTCAGCACTGATGGGCAGCCTCTTCTTGCTTCTGGAGGTTCATCTGGTGTTATAAGCATATGGAATCTTGAGAAAAGAAGGCTGCAGTCTGTCATCAAGGAAGCCCATGACTCCTCCATAGTTTCACTTCAGTTCTTTGCTAATGAGCCTGTCCTCATGAGTTCATCGGCAGACAATTCAATAAAAATGTGGATCTTCGATAGAAGTGATGGGGATCCTCGTTTACTACGGTTTAGAAGTGGTCATAGTGCTCCTCCTCTATGTATCAAGTTCTATGCAAATGGGCGTCACATCTTATCCGCTGGTCAAGATCGAGCGTTTCGTCTTTTTTCTGTTGTTCAAGATCAACAAAGTAGAGAACTTTCCCAACGACATGTTTCTAAAAGAGCGAGGAAACTGAAGTTGAAAGAGGAGGAGATAAAATTGAAGCCTGTTATTGCATTCGATGTTGCTGAAATTAGGGAACGCGACTGGTGTAATGTGGTTACCTGTCACATGGACACCCCGCGTGCTTATGTATGGAGGCTGCAAAATTTTGTTCTTGGCGAGCATATCTTAACCCCATGCCCTGAAAATCCAACTCCAGTCAAGGCTTGTGCTATTAGTGCCTGTGGCAATTTTGCTGTACTAGGAACTGCCGGCGGTTGGATTGAGCGATTTAATCTTCAGTCAGGAATCAGCCGTGGCAATTATGTTGATGTGTTGGAAGGTGAAAGTGCTGCTCATGATGGGGAAGTGATTGGCATAGCTTGTGATGCGACAAATAACATCATGATAAGTGCTGGATACCATGGCGATGTAAAAGTTTGGGACTTCAAAGGACGCCAGTTAAAGTATAAATGGGAGGTTGGGTGTTCCTTAGTCAAGATTGTGTTCCACCGTTCTAATGGTCTTTTGGCTACTGTAGCAGATGATTTAGTTATCCGTCTATTTGATGTTATTGCACAGAGGTTGGTTCGTAAATTTGAGGGCCATACTGACCGTATTACTGATATGTGCTTTAGTGAGGATGGGAAATGGCTTTTGACGTCCAGTATGGATGCGACCCTCAGAATTTGGGATGTAATTTTAGCTAGACAGATAGATGCAATACAAGTTGATCTGTCTATCACTGGATTATCTTTATCGCCTAATATGGATATCTTGGCCACGTCACATGTTGATCAAAATGGTGTCTATCTGTGGGTCAATCAAGCGATGTTCTCAGGAGCTGCCAGCTTTGCATCATATGGAAGTGGAAAAGAAATAGTCAACGTTAAGATGCCATCCACTTCTTCTGAAAAAGACGGTGAAAACAGTGATACCAGAACTATAATTAAGCCATTGGAGTCCTCTGACACTTCTCAGTTTCTAAATTCAATCCCTCAAATTCCAGATCTAGTCACTCTTTCACTTTTGCCTAAGAGTCAATGGCAGAGCTTGATCAACCTTGACATAATAAAGGCCCGCAACAAACCTATCGAGCCTCCAAAGAAACCTGAAAATGCACCTTTTTTCTTGCCTTCAATTCCATCTTTGTCCGGTGAGATAGTATTTAAACCAAGCGAAGGTACTAATGAGGAGAATAATACGCAAAATACTGGATTGGAAGTGAGCAGTAAGAAAAATGATCTTCCAGTGTCCAAATTCTTGCAAATTCTTCAGTCATGCGCGGAGAAAGAGAATT TTGCACCATTCACTGATTATATCAAAAGCTTGTCTCCTTCAATATTGGATATGGAGCTGCGGATGCTTCAGATAATAGATGACGATGACGAGCAGGAGCCTGAGAAGAGACAAGAATTGCATTTTATTGAACTGCTACTTGATTACTTTATACATGAGCTTTCATGCGGAACCAATTTTGAGTATATACAGGCTCTGATTACATTGTTTTTGAAG ATTCATGGTGAAACAGTTCGATGCCAGTCAAAAGTGCAGGAGAAGGCAAGAAAGCTTTTAGAAGTTCATTCTGCAGTTTggccaaaaatagaagaaaagatcCAAAGTAATATATGCATGATCGCGTTCTTTACCAACTCCCAGTTTTTTTGA
- the LOC107839647 gene encoding WD repeat-containing protein 36 isoform X1, which yields MGIFEPFRAIGYITTNVPFSVQRLGTETFVTVAVGKAFQIYNCAKLSLVLVGPQLPKKIRALASYREYTFAAYGSDIAVVKRAHQVATWSGHSAKVNQLLLFGEHILSVDVEGNIFIWQFKGIDKNPAPIGHIKLEDKFSPSCIMHPDTYLNKVILGSQEGSLQLWNISTKEKIYEFKGWGSSITCCVSSPALDVIAAGCGDGKIHVHNLRYDEEVATFSHSTRGAVNALSFSTDGQPLLASGGSSGVISIWNLEKRRLQSVIKEAHDSSIVSLQFFANEPVLMSSSADNSIKMWIFDRSDGDPRLLRFRSGHSAPPLCIKFYANGRHILSAGQDRAFRLFSVVQDQQSRELSQRHVSKRARKLKLKEEEIKLKPVIAFDVAEIRERDWCNVVTCHMDTPRAYVWRLQNFVLGEHILTPCPENPTPVKACAISACGNFAVLGTAGGWIERFNLQSGISRGNYVDVLEGESAAHDGEVIGIACDATNNIMISAGYHGDVKVWDFKGRQLKYKWEVGCSLVKIVFHRSNGLLATVADDLVIRLFDVIAQRLVRKFEGHTDRITDMCFSEDGKWLLTSSMDATLRIWDVILARQIDAIQVDLSITGLSLSPNMDILATSHVDQNGVYLWVNQAMFSGAASFASYGSGKEIVNVKMPSTSSEKDGENSDTRTIIKPLESSDTSQFLNSIPQIPDLVTLSLLPKSQWQSLINLDIIKARNKPIEPPKKPENAPFFLPSIPSLSGEIVFKPSEGTNEENNTQNTGLEVSSKKNDLPVSKFLQILQSCAEKENFAPFTDYIKSLSPSILDMELRMLQIIDDDDEQEPEKRQELHFIELLLDYFIHELSCGTNFEYIQALITLFLKIHGETVRCQSKVQEKARKLLEVHSAVWPKIEEKIQSNICMIAFFTNSQFF from the exons gCCCGCAATTGCCAAAGAAGATTCGAGCTCTCGCTTCTTATCGTGAATATACTTTTGCTGCCTATGGGAGTGACATTGCAGTTGTCAAGCGTGCTCatcag GTGGCTACATGGAGTGGCCATAGTGCTAAGGTGAACCAGTTGCTTCTTTTTGGTGAACACATCCTAAGTGTTGATGTTGAAGGCAATATCTTCATATGGCAATTTAAAGGTATAGACAAAAATCCTGCTCCTATCGGACACATAAAGCTTGAGGACAAATTCTCCCCTAGCTGCATAATGCATCCAGATACTTATTTAAATAAG GTTATTTTAGGAAGTCAAGAAGGTTCTTTGCAACTATGGAATATAAGCACAAAGGAGAAAATTTATGAGTTCAAGGGATGGGGATCTTCTATTACTTGTTGTGTTTCATCTCCAGCACTAGATGTTATTGCTGCCGGATGTGGGGATGGGAAGATTCATGTCCATAACCTTCGCTATGATGAAGAGGTAGCTACATTTAGTCACTCTACAAGAGGCGCTGTTAATGCCTTGTCATTCAGCACTGATGGGCAGCCTCTTCTTGCTTCTGGAGGTTCATCTGGTGTTATAAGCATATGGAATCTTGAGAAAAGAAGGCTGCAGTCTGTCATCAAGGAAGCCCATGACTCCTCCATAGTTTCACTTCAGTTCTTTGCTAATGAGCCTGTCCTCATGAGTTCATCGGCAGACAATTCAATAAAAATGTGGATCTTCGATAGAAGTGATGGGGATCCTCGTTTACTACGGTTTAGAAGTGGTCATAGTGCTCCTCCTCTATGTATCAAGTTCTATGCAAATGGGCGTCACATCTTATCCGCTGGTCAAGATCGAGCGTTTCGTCTTTTTTCTGTTGTTCAAGATCAACAAAGTAGAGAACTTTCCCAACGACATGTTTCTAAAAGAGCGAGGAAACTGAAGTTGAAAGAGGAGGAGATAAAATTGAAGCCTGTTATTGCATTCGATGTTGCTGAAATTAGGGAACGCGACTGGTGTAATGTGGTTACCTGTCACATGGACACCCCGCGTGCTTATGTATGGAGGCTGCAAAATTTTGTTCTTGGCGAGCATATCTTAACCCCATGCCCTGAAAATCCAACTCCAGTCAAGGCTTGTGCTATTAGTGCCTGTGGCAATTTTGCTGTACTAGGAACTGCCGGCGGTTGGATTGAGCGATTTAATCTTCAGTCAGGAATCAGCCGTGGCAATTATGTTGATGTGTTGGAAGGTGAAAGTGCTGCTCATGATGGGGAAGTGATTGGCATAGCTTGTGATGCGACAAATAACATCATGATAAGTGCTGGATACCATGGCGATGTAAAAGTTTGGGACTTCAAAGGACGCCAGTTAAAGTATAAATGGGAGGTTGGGTGTTCCTTAGTCAAGATTGTGTTCCACCGTTCTAATGGTCTTTTGGCTACTGTAGCAGATGATTTAGTTATCCGTCTATTTGATGTTATTGCACAGAGGTTGGTTCGTAAATTTGAGGGCCATACTGACCGTATTACTGATATGTGCTTTAGTGAGGATGGGAAATGGCTTTTGACGTCCAGTATGGATGCGACCCTCAGAATTTGGGATGTAATTTTAGCTAGACAGATAGATGCAATACAAGTTGATCTGTCTATCACTGGATTATCTTTATCGCCTAATATGGATATCTTGGCCACGTCACATGTTGATCAAAATGGTGTCTATCTGTGGGTCAATCAAGCGATGTTCTCAGGAGCTGCCAGCTTTGCATCATATGGAAGTGGAAAAGAAATAGTCAACGTTAAGATGCCATCCACTTCTTCTGAAAAAGACGGTGAAAACAGTGATACCAGAACTATAATTAAGCCATTGGAGTCCTCTGACACTTCTCAGTTTCTAAATTCAATCCCTCAAATTCCAGATCTAGTCACTCTTTCACTTTTGCCTAAGAGTCAATGGCAGAGCTTGATCAACCTTGACATAATAAAGGCCCGCAACAAACCTATCGAGCCTCCAAAGAAACCTGAAAATGCACCTTTTTTCTTGCCTTCAATTCCATCTTTGTCCGGTGAGATAGTATTTAAACCAAGCGAAGGTACTAATGAGGAGAATAATACGCAAAATACTGGATTGGAAGTGAGCAGTAAGAAAAATGATCTTCCAGTGTCCAAATTCTTGCAAATTCTTCAGTCATGCGCGGAGAAAGAGAATT TTGCACCATTCACTGATTATATCAAAAGCTTGTCTCCTTCAATATTGGATATGGAGCTGCGGATGCTTCAGATAATAGATGACGATGACGAGCAGGAGCCTGAGAAGAGACAAGAATTGCATTTTATTGAACTGCTACTTGATTACTTTATACATGAGCTTTCATGCGGAACCAATTTTGAGTATATACAGGCTCTGATTACATTGTTTTTGAAG ATTCATGGTGAAACAGTTCGATGCCAGTCAAAAGTGCAGGAGAAGGCAAGAAAGCTTTTAGAAGTTCATTCTGCAGTTTggccaaaaatagaagaaaagatcCAAAGTAATATATGCATGATCGCGTTCTTTACCAACTCCCAGTTTTTTTGA